One Clostridium estertheticum DNA segment encodes these proteins:
- a CDS encoding F0F1 ATP synthase subunit delta translates to MYEYLDKRYALALYTVAEEKGKVEEYLNDLREIVSLMKNDIEFLKVIKYPQISTSAKKKMFIKIFKGRIDEDLLSFLLILIEKDRILFTEEKLKEMEKIHLERNNTLLVEVITVIPLEASEKENLRMKLFKMFDKNIIFHEKLDKNIIGGVYIRVGDYVIDGTIKSKFEEMKKLMFK, encoded by the coding sequence ATGTATGAATACTTAGATAAAAGATATGCACTAGCGCTATATACAGTTGCTGAGGAAAAAGGGAAAGTAGAAGAATATTTAAATGACCTTAGAGAAATTGTTTCACTTATGAAGAATGATATTGAATTTCTTAAAGTTATTAAATATCCGCAAATAAGTACTTCTGCAAAAAAGAAAATGTTTATTAAGATTTTCAAGGGAAGAATTGATGAGGACCTTTTATCTTTTTTACTTATCCTTATAGAAAAAGACAGGATATTGTTTACTGAGGAAAAACTTAAAGAAATGGAAAAAATCCATTTAGAGCGCAATAATACACTACTCGTAGAAGTTATAACGGTAATACCTCTTGAGGCTTCGGAAAAAGAAAATTTGCGCATGAAATTATTCAAGATGTTTGATAAGAATATTATCTTTCATGAAAAATTGGATAAAAACATTATAGGTGGAGTATATATAAGAGTTGGCGATTATGTTATTGATGGTACAATAAAAAGTAAGTTTGAGGAAATGAAAAAATTAATGTTTAAATAG
- the atpA gene encoding F0F1 ATP synthase subunit alpha, with protein sequence MNIKPEEITSIIKKEIERYEKKIDTVDSGTIIQIGDGIARVYGLDECMEGELLEFPNGVYGMALNLEQDNVGCVLLGTGEDIKEGDVVKRSGKVVEVPVGEALIGRVVNSLGVPIDGKGPIKTTETRPVEVEAPGVIERQSVKVPLQTGIKAIDSMVPIGRGQRELIIGDRQTGKTALTIDTILNQKGKDVVCIYVAIGQKQSTVAHIVNTLSEMGALDYTIVVASTASHSAPLQYLAPYAGCSMGEYFMNKGRDVLIVYDDLSKHAVAYRAMSLLLRRPPGREAYPGDVFYIHSKLLERAAKLSDKLGGGSLTALPIIETLAGDVTAYIPTNVISITDGQIFLEAELFHSGQRPAVNAGISVSRVGGNAQTKAMKQVTGTLRLELAQYRELAAFAQFGTDLDKDAKMRLEKGKRLIEILKQDQYMPVSVEKQVMIFFAGANNYLMDIPVHQITRFESEFLEYMDTHHREVGKAIVEVKVLNDEIKKQLIEAIEEFKKIFSVENI encoded by the coding sequence ATGAATATAAAACCAGAAGAGATAACATCCATAATAAAGAAAGAAATAGAAAGATATGAAAAGAAAATTGATACTGTTGACTCAGGAACCATAATTCAAATAGGTGATGGAATTGCCAGAGTGTATGGATTAGATGAATGCATGGAAGGTGAACTTCTAGAATTCCCTAATGGAGTATACGGTATGGCCCTGAATCTAGAACAAGACAATGTAGGATGTGTATTACTAGGAACCGGAGAAGATATCAAAGAAGGCGACGTAGTAAAGAGAAGTGGTAAAGTAGTTGAAGTTCCTGTAGGGGAAGCCTTAATAGGAAGAGTCGTAAATTCACTAGGTGTGCCAATAGACGGTAAAGGTCCAATTAAGACTACGGAGACAAGACCGGTCGAAGTAGAAGCACCTGGAGTTATTGAAAGACAATCCGTTAAAGTACCTCTTCAAACGGGAATAAAAGCAATAGACTCTATGGTACCAATTGGAAGAGGTCAAAGAGAACTTATAATTGGGGATAGGCAAACAGGTAAGACAGCCTTAACTATAGACACTATTTTAAATCAGAAGGGCAAAGATGTTGTATGTATATATGTTGCAATTGGTCAAAAACAATCTACTGTTGCACATATTGTTAACACCTTGTCTGAAATGGGAGCCTTAGATTATACAATAGTTGTGGCATCCACAGCTTCTCATTCAGCACCACTTCAGTATTTAGCACCTTATGCTGGATGTAGTATGGGAGAATACTTTATGAACAAAGGCAGAGATGTATTAATAGTGTATGATGATTTATCTAAGCACGCAGTAGCCTATAGAGCTATGTCACTATTACTCCGTAGACCACCAGGCAGAGAAGCTTACCCAGGAGATGTATTTTATATTCATTCAAAATTATTAGAAAGAGCAGCAAAACTTTCAGATAAATTAGGTGGGGGATCATTAACTGCCCTTCCTATAATAGAAACTCTAGCAGGGGATGTTACGGCATATATACCAACAAATGTTATTTCCATAACAGATGGTCAAATATTTCTTGAGGCGGAATTATTCCATTCAGGACAAAGACCAGCTGTTAATGCTGGAATATCAGTATCAAGAGTTGGTGGAAATGCTCAAACAAAAGCAATGAAACAAGTAACCGGAACTTTAAGGCTAGAACTTGCTCAATATAGGGAACTAGCAGCTTTTGCACAATTTGGTACGGATCTTGATAAAGATGCGAAAATGAGACTAGAAAAAGGAAAAAGATTAATTGAGATATTAAAGCAAGATCAATATATGCCAGTATCAGTAGAGAAGCAAGTTATGATTTTCTTTGCTGGAGCTAATAACTATCTAATGGATATTCCAGTACATCAAATAACCAGATTTGAAAGTGAATTTTTGGAGTACATGGATACACATCATAGAGAAGTGGGTAAGGCAATAGTAGAAGTAAAGGTATTAAATGATGAAATAAAAAAACAACTTATTGAAGCTATAGAAGAGTTTAAAAAAATATTTTCAGTTGAAAATATTTAA
- the atpG gene encoding ATP synthase F1 subunit gamma, with protein MAGMGLLAIKRRIKSITNTTKITRAMGLVATSKYKKIREKVDTNNNYLYEIEESIKQVCDNYEEDSIYIRGNNNNKKLYVVLTSDTGLCGGFNWSVANEIIDRVKRSKEDYNIIIVGQKGRIIFKKLNIETVAEYVEISDVPSQKEGTTIINHALNMYTSGEVGEVYIVYKKLISALKNEVKVEKLLPLNFENKENNSSDYVDIKAINEKTLHEITSLFLGGKMLNSLLHSKASEHRARMEAMGSATNNANDILDKLNLSYNRIRQSAITQEIAEIVGGAEAQR; from the coding sequence ATGGCAGGTATGGGGCTCCTTGCAATTAAACGGAGAATAAAATCCATAACAAACACTACTAAGATCACCAGAGCCATGGGACTAGTCGCCACATCTAAATATAAAAAAATAAGGGAAAAGGTAGATACTAACAATAATTATCTATATGAGATTGAGGAAAGTATTAAGCAGGTTTGCGATAATTATGAAGAGGATAGTATTTATATAAGAGGAAATAATAACAACAAAAAATTGTATGTTGTATTGACCTCAGACACAGGTCTCTGTGGCGGCTTTAATTGGTCAGTAGCAAATGAAATTATTGATAGAGTCAAAAGAAGTAAAGAAGATTACAATATAATTATTGTAGGTCAAAAAGGAAGAATTATATTTAAAAAGCTTAATATTGAAACTGTGGCTGAATACGTTGAAATTTCAGATGTTCCTTCTCAAAAGGAAGGTACTACTATTATTAATCATGCGCTTAACATGTATACAAGTGGTGAAGTAGGTGAAGTTTACATCGTTTATAAAAAGCTTATTTCAGCATTGAAAAATGAAGTTAAAGTTGAAAAGCTACTTCCTCTAAATTTTGAAAATAAAGAGAATAATAGTAGTGATTACGTAGATATTAAAGCAATAAACGAAAAAACTCTGCATGAAATTACATCATTATTTCTAGGTGGAAAAATGTTGAATTCGTTGCTACATTCAAAAGCTAGTGAGCACAGGGCTAGAATGGAAGCTATGGGGTCAGCTACTAACAACGCTAATGATATACTTGATAAACTTAATTTAAGTTATAATAGAATTAGGCAAAGCGCCATTACACAAGAGATTGCGGAAATAGTTGGGGGAGCAGAAGCTCAAAGGTAA
- the atpD gene encoding F0F1 ATP synthase subunit beta: MPGHIGKVVQIIGPVIDIKFDSDSLPNIYNSIEIQMEDRVVVAEVEQHIGDDIIRAVAMESTEGLRRGLEAVDTGNPITVPVGNVVLGRLFSVLGKPMDDMGEVKVDTYMPIHRLAPTFEEQSVEPEVFETGIKVIDLIAPYQKGGKIGLFGGAGVGKTVLIQELMNNIAKEHNGLSVFTGVGERTREGNDLYNEMKESGVISKTALVFGQMNEPPGARMRVALTGLTMSEYFRDHGQDVLLFIDNIFRFTQAGSEVSALLGRIPSAVGYQPTLATEMGELQERITSTKQGSITSVQAVYVPADDLTDPAPATTFSHLDATTVLSRGIVELGIYPAVDPLESTSTMLDPRIIGREHYDVTIKVRHILERYKELQDIIAILGLDELSEEDKMVVLRARKVQRFLSQPFTVAEQFTGMKGKFVPVKETVRGFKEILEGKHDKLPEAAFMFVGTIEEAIEKAKTMASE, translated from the coding sequence ATGCCAGGACATATAGGAAAAGTCGTTCAAATAATAGGCCCTGTTATAGACATAAAGTTTGACTCAGATAGTCTTCCTAATATTTATAACAGCATTGAAATTCAGATGGAAGATAGGGTAGTTGTAGCTGAGGTTGAACAGCATATTGGTGATGATATTATTAGAGCAGTAGCTATGGAAAGTACTGAAGGTTTAAGGCGAGGACTTGAGGCTGTTGACACAGGTAATCCAATAACAGTACCAGTTGGAAATGTAGTACTGGGAAGGCTATTTAGTGTTCTTGGAAAGCCTATGGATGATATGGGAGAGGTTAAAGTAGATACATATATGCCTATTCACAGATTAGCCCCAACTTTTGAGGAACAGTCTGTTGAACCAGAAGTGTTTGAAACAGGTATTAAGGTAATAGACTTAATAGCGCCATATCAAAAAGGTGGGAAAATTGGTCTATTTGGTGGTGCAGGAGTTGGAAAAACTGTACTTATTCAAGAACTTATGAATAATATTGCAAAAGAACATAATGGACTTTCGGTATTTACCGGAGTTGGTGAGAGAACGCGTGAAGGTAATGATCTTTATAATGAAATGAAAGAGTCAGGAGTTATATCGAAAACTGCTCTGGTTTTCGGTCAGATGAATGAGCCACCTGGAGCTAGAATGAGAGTTGCGTTAACTGGTCTTACTATGTCAGAGTATTTTAGAGATCATGGGCAAGATGTACTGTTATTCATAGATAATATATTTAGATTTACACAGGCTGGTTCCGAGGTATCTGCGCTACTAGGCAGAATACCAAGTGCGGTTGGTTATCAACCAACACTTGCGACAGAAATGGGAGAATTACAAGAACGAATCACCTCGACAAAGCAAGGCTCTATAACATCAGTTCAGGCTGTATATGTACCAGCAGATGATTTAACAGATCCTGCTCCGGCTACTACATTCAGTCATCTTGATGCTACTACAGTGCTTTCTCGTGGAATAGTTGAACTTGGTATTTATCCAGCAGTAGATCCACTAGAATCTACTTCAACAATGCTTGATCCTAGAATAATTGGCAGAGAGCATTATGATGTTACAATAAAGGTTAGACATATCCTTGAAAGATATAAAGAGCTTCAAGACATTATTGCAATACTTGGCCTGGATGAATTATCTGAAGAAGATAAGATGGTAGTACTAAGGGCAAGAAAAGTTCAAAGATTTTTATCTCAACCATTTACTGTAGCTGAACAATTTACGGGCATGAAAGGGAAATTTGTACCGGTAAAAGAAACAGTAAGAGGCTTTAAAGAAATACTTGAAGGCAAACATGACAAATTACCAGAAGCAGCATTTATGTTTGTTGGAACTATAGAAGAGGCAATAGAAAAAGCAAAAACTATGGCTAGTGAATAA
- a CDS encoding F0F1 ATP synthase subunit epsilon → MANSTKLTILTPEKEFYSGEILSLNTEGEDGKFGILAKHVPMVAPLKPTVTTFIDLSGKELKAFTSTGILRVYLGGVEMLCSACEWPEDIDALRTKKSKERAEERLLHKDGVDVKRAENSLLRSLMRMKTVE, encoded by the coding sequence ATGGCAAATAGTACAAAACTAACTATACTTACGCCTGAAAAGGAGTTTTATAGTGGTGAAATCCTGAGTTTGAACACGGAGGGTGAGGATGGAAAATTTGGTATCCTTGCTAAGCATGTTCCTATGGTAGCTCCATTAAAACCAACAGTTACAACATTTATTGATTTATCTGGTAAAGAATTAAAAGCCTTTACATCAACAGGGATTTTAAGAGTATACCTAGGTGGAGTAGAAATGTTATGCAGTGCCTGTGAATGGCCTGAGGATATAGACGCTTTAAGAACAAAAAAGTCCAAGGAAAGAGCAGAAGAAAGATTACTTCATAAAGATGGAGTTGATGTTAAAAGAGCAGAGAATTCTCTTTTAAGATCACTCATGAGAATGAAGACAGTAGAATAG
- a CDS encoding YwmB family TATA-box binding protein, translated as MRRKSITLLCIVLCLIILQVNVILLNAQEKVNLFDEILLETKGKTVEYGLKTSFKTGEDPKEVCNYLIRNLGFDSNEIKLNNYENKDSYCIDFSSDNLQGYIETVKYNSENVITINISKIDNENGLESLKNKVSNVIGSRGENIRFFLYLKAKILERSQDVISEDIYGVNKRIIKNLKSHGTENIETVSINNGLSTIAYTKQYTSKVNNNKLIDFNYAVCNYSSGRYIIIGTPEIITTY; from the coding sequence ATGAGAAGAAAAAGTATTACACTTTTGTGTATAGTATTATGCCTTATTATATTACAAGTTAATGTTATATTATTAAATGCACAGGAGAAAGTTAATTTATTTGACGAAATATTACTAGAAACAAAAGGTAAAACTGTAGAATACGGATTGAAAACATCCTTTAAAACTGGAGAAGACCCGAAAGAAGTTTGTAACTATTTAATTCGAAATTTAGGATTTGATAGTAATGAAATAAAATTAAACAATTATGAAAATAAAGATTCATATTGTATAGATTTTTCAAGTGATAATCTTCAGGGTTATATAGAGACCGTAAAATACAATAGTGAGAATGTTATAACAATAAACATAAGCAAAATAGATAATGAAAATGGATTAGAATCTCTCAAAAATAAAGTCAGTAATGTTATTGGAAGTAGAGGCGAAAATATTAGATTTTTTCTTTACTTGAAGGCGAAAATACTAGAGAGAAGCCAGGATGTAATTAGTGAGGATATTTATGGTGTTAATAAAAGGATAATAAAAAATTTAAAATCTCACGGAACTGAAAATATCGAGACTGTAAGTATAAATAACGGACTAAGTACTATAGCATATACAAAACAGTACACTAGCAAGGTAAACAATAACAAGCTAATTGATTTTAATTATGCTGTATGTAATTATTCATCCGGAAGGTACATTATCATTGGGACACCTGAAATAATTACAACTTATTAA
- the murA gene encoding UDP-N-acetylglucosamine 1-carboxyvinyltransferase: MDKLVIKGGKKLQGEVNVSSAKNSVLPILVATILNGNNCTIENAPMLEDVFVICEVLKSLKANVSIDRINNRVKINTANLFDNDANDELVRKMRASFLIMGPMLGRFGTFKISLPGGCNIGTRPIDLHLKGLAALGAEISVGHGYVEAKAKKLRGNNIYLDYPSVGATENIMMAAMLADGETVIGNAAEEPEIVDLARFLRAMGAQISGEGTDTIRILGVKDFKEVVYRPIYDRIEAGTFMITAAMTKSLIKINGADEVHLKPIIAKLTEMGVAMEINESSIIVDGRKKLNPVDIKTMPYPGFPTDMQAQMMSLLCTVKGTSIITETIFENRFMQAVELKRMGANIRIDGRSAVIEGIDTFTGSEVTATDLRAGASLILAGLTAEGSTTISDIYHIDRGYVSIEQKLKGLGADIERVSS; this comes from the coding sequence ATGGATAAATTAGTTATAAAAGGTGGGAAAAAATTACAAGGTGAAGTGAATGTTAGTTCAGCTAAAAATTCAGTGCTTCCTATACTTGTAGCAACCATATTAAACGGTAATAATTGTACCATTGAAAATGCGCCTATGCTTGAAGATGTATTCGTAATTTGTGAAGTACTGAAATCTCTTAAAGCAAATGTTAGTATAGATAGAATAAATAATAGGGTGAAAATTAATACTGCCAATTTATTTGATAATGACGCTAACGATGAATTAGTAAGAAAAATGAGGGCATCTTTTTTAATTATGGGGCCCATGCTTGGGAGATTTGGAACTTTCAAGATTTCACTGCCCGGGGGATGCAATATTGGAACTAGACCAATTGATCTTCATTTAAAGGGCCTTGCGGCACTTGGAGCAGAAATATCGGTAGGACACGGGTATGTGGAAGCAAAAGCAAAGAAACTAAGAGGCAACAACATATACTTAGATTATCCTTCAGTAGGCGCTACAGAAAATATAATGATGGCAGCAATGCTTGCAGATGGCGAAACAGTAATAGGGAATGCTGCTGAAGAGCCAGAAATTGTAGATTTAGCAAGGTTTTTAAGGGCTATGGGAGCGCAAATAAGTGGCGAGGGAACAGACACTATAAGGATTTTAGGAGTTAAAGATTTTAAAGAAGTTGTTTATAGACCTATATATGACAGAATTGAAGCTGGTACATTTATGATAACTGCTGCAATGACAAAGAGCCTAATTAAAATTAATGGCGCTGATGAGGTTCATTTAAAACCAATAATAGCAAAGCTTACAGAAATGGGAGTTGCAATGGAGATTAATGAGAGCAGTATAATTGTTGATGGAAGGAAAAAACTGAATCCGGTGGATATAAAGACTATGCCATATCCAGGATTCCCTACAGATATGCAAGCTCAGATGATGAGTTTATTATGCACTGTAAAAGGTACAAGTATAATTACAGAAACTATATTTGAAAATAGATTTATGCAAGCCGTAGAACTCAAGAGAATGGGTGCAAATATAAGAATAGATGGTAGAAGTGCTGTAATAGAGGGTATAGACACGTTTACAGGTTCAGAAGTAACAGCTACAGATTTAAGAGCTGGAGCATCACTAATCCTGGCAGGACTTACTGCAGAGGGGTCAACTACAATAAGCGATATATATCATATTGATAGAGGCTATGTTTCTATTGAACAGAAATTAAAGGGGCTGGGTGCAGATATAGAAAGGGTGAGTTCTTAA
- the spoIID gene encoding stage II sporulation protein D: MRRVFITAHLKNFLLLIIAFISFIVITSVLIVGVGDNKSLNKSKNSIIKQEEYKSLIKISSLPQISKIKVFISKENKIKEINLEEYITGVVAAEMPAEFEIDALKAQAVASRTYALAHVTELGGILCKNANGANLCDTVHCQVYVSKEERIKLWPKGLGEKYWDKIKTAVVGTQGEVLTYNNSLVMEPYYFATSSGKTENSEEVFSNNIPYLRSVESGGEERAPKFKSSKIFGYNELSQIINNNYSNAKVTSTNIKKQITIIDRTEAGSVKNIKIGSITMTGSKFRTMLGLNSSNFEIVFNLKSVEIDTTGYGHGVGMSQWGADAMAKEGKNYIQILNHYYLGTVISK, from the coding sequence ATGAGAAGAGTTTTTATTACAGCACATTTGAAAAACTTCCTTCTATTAATTATTGCATTTATTTCATTTATAGTTATAACTTCTGTATTAATAGTGGGCGTAGGGGATAATAAAAGCTTAAATAAAAGTAAAAACTCTATAATTAAACAAGAAGAATATAAAAGTCTTATTAAAATTAGCTCACTTCCCCAAATTTCTAAAATTAAAGTATTCATATCAAAGGAAAACAAAATAAAAGAAATCAATTTAGAAGAATACATTACTGGAGTTGTTGCAGCGGAAATGCCTGCTGAGTTTGAGATAGATGCACTAAAAGCTCAAGCAGTGGCTTCTAGGACTTACGCATTAGCTCATGTTACTGAATTAGGTGGAATACTATGTAAAAATGCTAATGGGGCAAATTTATGCGATACAGTTCACTGTCAAGTCTATGTGAGCAAAGAAGAACGAATAAAGTTATGGCCAAAAGGCTTAGGCGAAAAGTATTGGGATAAGATTAAGACGGCGGTGGTGGGCACACAAGGAGAAGTTTTAACCTATAACAATAGCTTGGTAATGGAGCCCTATTATTTTGCAACTAGCAGTGGTAAAACGGAAAACTCTGAGGAGGTATTTAGCAATAACATACCTTATTTAAGAAGTGTAGAAAGCGGAGGTGAAGAAAGAGCACCAAAGTTTAAAAGCAGTAAAATTTTTGGATACAATGAGCTAAGTCAGATTATAAATAACAATTACAGTAATGCTAAGGTAACCTCAACTAACATAAAAAAACAAATAACAATAATTGATAGGACTGAGGCAGGAAGTGTTAAAAATATTAAAATAGGAAGTATAACCATGACGGGTAGTAAATTTAGAACTATGTTAGGTCTGAATTCATCAAATTTTGAAATAGTATTTAATTTGAAGAGTGTAGAGATAGATACCACTGGTTATGGCCATGGGGTAGGAATGAGCCAATGGGGTGCAGATGCAATGGCTA